CACCTAAAGGTGGCGGGCTGTCAGATCATCCGAAGCTGCTCGAGTCGCTTATCCTCCACTTCCTGCTTCTGGATGTACTCGCGAATCGCGTTCTCGTCCCGCCCTACGGTGGAGACAAAGTACCCGCGGGCCCAGAAGTGCTGCCCGACGTAGTTTCGCTTCTTGTCGAAGTACGTTCGCGCCACGTGGATTGCGCTC
This sequence is a window from candidate division KSB1 bacterium. Protein-coding genes within it:
- a CDS encoding transposase, which produces SAIHVARTYFDKKRNYVGQHFWARGYFVSTVGRDENAIREYIQKQEVEDKRLEQLRMI